The Paenibacillus sp. BIC5C1 DNA segment TGCTGGGTACGAACATCTCTCAGAATGTCCTGCAGAGATTGGGTAAATGGAACCAGCGGCTGCCAGCCCAACTTGCGCAGCGCCGATAACTCCTCCTGATCTCCAGCCCCATCTGGACCGGATGAAGCTCCATCCCAGCGTACAGGCACCTCTGCTTTGGTCATGGTTAGCAGCGTATCCACTATTTCACCCAGGCTTCGCTCTTTGCCCGATACGACGGGGTAGACGGTGCCTGACACGCCCTGAACAAGCAAGGTTGCGTAGGCCCGAACCGCATCCCGTACATCCAGAAAATCACGGGTATTATCCCGCCCGGATAGACGAAAGGCCTCTGTCTTACCTTCCTGTTCACAGGCAACAATATGACGTGCCAGCAGCGAGCATATGCCCGTTGAAGGACCTGCCCCGATCAGATTCCCCGGCTCTGCCAACATAATCTGCTGTCCAAAGAGAGACATCCACGACAGCGACACCATCTCCTCCAGTGCTTTGCTGAGACTGTACGGGTGGGGAGGCTGAGGATGCCGACCGGGTTCAGGTGTGTATTTTAACCGGGAACCTACAATAACGGTCCGTGCCGCTGGGCAGCTCCGGAGAGCATCTAGCAGATACAGTACAGCCATCACATTGGTCTCCAACACCAGTAGTGGATCGGACCACGAATCGGGTACGGAATTTTTGCCTGCAAGATGCAGCACATAATCCGGTTTCACCTCTTCAATCAGATGGCGGACTTGTTGCTTGTCGTTAAGATCGCAGACGTGTACAGCCACGTCATCGCCAAACGAATGTGCACCTGCCCGCCTGACCACTGCAGCAACCGCAGCTTCAGCTGCGCGGAAATAAGCGACCGCATGCCGTCCGGTAAAGCCGGAGGCACCCGTGATCAGTATCTTTTTACCTGTCAGCTCTGCTCCATCCATAATGCCAGCTCCTTCAGCATTGTAGAATAATCCGGAAGGTCTGTCTTCACGTCCTCACGTGTGGACACCAGCGTACGGTCCTGCACTATGCTATCATCAGGGACAACAACAACATCCTGCTTATCCCATGTCTTTTGGAACAGGATGAGCAGATCATGTTTGCTGACAGGTACCGGATGAGCCAGATGGATTAGACCACTGACCGGCGATGCCAGATAATGATCTACCCATTTGGCTAGTTCAAGGGTGGTTACCCCATTCCAGAAGACACGTGTATATCCCCCAACTTCCCCTGTAGTGGACATGAACCAATGCATCAGACCGATGCCACCCTTCCGAATTTCAGGTCCAATAATGGACGTGCGAATCGTCAGATGTCCAGCATCCTGGACTTCACCCAGTGCTTTCGTAATCGCATAGGCAGATGTTCCATCAGTAACATCGTCCTCCCGATATGCCCCCCGATCCCCACTAAACACACAGTCCGTACTGATATGAATCAGACGTGCACCAATCGTGTCGGCAACCCGCCGCAAACGATGCGGCAGGAATCCATTAATGTGATAAGCAGTAATTTTGTCTTCATCTGCAAAACTGTTCAAAACACCTACAGCGTTAACGATGACATCCGGGTGCACCGCCTCTACCAGACGGTCAACCATAAAGCTGTCATTTACATCCAGCAACAGACCGTTGGGGTCCGTTACATCCCGGGTGGTATAGAAGATGCTGTGGATGCCTTGACGGCGGAAATAATCGACCAGAATATGACCGGCCATTCCGTTCCCCCCAAGTATCAGCAGCTTCATGACAGAAACCCTCCGCGTTGCAGAATGTCACGAATCTCCTGTTTGGTCATTAGCTGATGTTCCGAACTAAAACTGCTGAAAGAAACAGGGGGGCAATTGGTATAATGCTCCTTCAACCCCGGTATGCCGAGTGTAGGCAAGATCACCAGATATTGCTCATCGTATACCACTGTGGTCATGCTCTCGAATTCACTCATCAGAATCTCGTGTATCTTCTCGCCAGGCCGAGTACCGCGCTCCACAATGGACACATTCTCCACACCTGAATCCTCAATCAGCACCTCTGCCAAATCCACAATTTTGCACGTCGGCATGGTCATAACAAAAATCTCGCCACCCACGCTTTCCACCGATGCTTTGAACAGCAAGGTGATGGCATCTTTCAAGGTCAGAAAGAACCGCGTCATTTTCATGTCGGTAATGGAAACTTGACCTTTCTGACGAATTTGATTTTTGAACAAATGCACAACACTGCCATTCGTTCCAAGTACATTGCCACCACGTACAGTGACAAATCGCGTATTGCTGTGAAGCAGATTAGCGTATACGATCAATTTCTCACCGATCGCCTTAGTCATGCCGTAGAAATTGGATGGATTGGCGGCTTTGTCGGTCGAGATATAAATGACTTTTTCCACATTATTTTCAATTGCAGCCTCAATGACATTTTGTGTGCCGATCACATTCGTTTTGAGTGCTTCGTAAGGTTGGTCTTCACACACCGGTACATGTTTGAGCGCTGCGAGATGAAATACATAGTCCACATGCTGACAGGCAACGGTTAAGGCGTCCTTGTCTCGAATATCACCAATACGAAAATGAAGACGCGGGTCTTCGAATTCACGACTCATCGCCACTTGGCTGGATTCATTCCGGGAGTAAACGATAATCTCCTTGGGCTGCTGGGGCAGAAGTTGAGCCACAAGTTCATAACCCCATGATCCCGTACCGCCAGTCACGAGTATACGCTTATTTTCAAACATGCATTTTCCCTCCAAGCAGAAATTTGACCACTTTACTGGATACATCGGTTGCTTTGTAGCCTTGTGGACAATCCCAGTCGTTTGACATTTCGATCATTACTTTCACACAACCCGCAATACGCTCCGCATCCAGACCTGAGACCACGTTGCTGCCGCAATCCACCGTCTCCGGTCGTTCTGTTGTGCGTCGCATGGTTACCGTAGGCACACCCATGATGCAGCACTCCTCCTGTACGGTACCACTGTCCGTAAGTGCACAGCGTGCATGTCGTTCCAGCATCACGAAGTCGAAAAAACCGAATGGTTCGTGAAATTCCACCAGCGGGTGCATCTCAAGTTGCAGATGCTCGGCAATTCGAATAGCCGTTCGAGGGTGAATGCTGCATATGACTCGCATGGCATGTTCTTCAGCAACCTGGTTCAAGCCTTTCATGATCTCCAGCAAATGAGGAGGGTGATCAACATTCTCTGCCCTATGGGCCGTAACCAAAAAATATTGCCCGGATTTCAGCTTCAATTTTTTCAATATTTTGCTGGAACTCACCTGTGTGTCGTAGTGACGCATCACTTCATAGATCGGATTGCCCGTCAGCACAATTCGACGACTGGGAATCCCTTCACTAACCAAATGTTTCTTGCTCTGTTCGGTATAAGGCATATTAATGGTTGAAATGGCGTCGATGACCCGGCGATTTTTCTCCTCAGGCACATCCAGATCAAAACATCGGTTGCCCGCTTCCATATGAATGACGGGTATGCCCATCCGTTCAGCCAGCA contains these protein-coding regions:
- the wecB gene encoding non-hydrolyzing UDP-N-acetylglucosamine 2-epimerase — its product is MKIMTVLGTRPEIIRLSLIISKLDQYASKHILVHTGQNFTESLSGLFFKEMGLRAPDYVLQDEAASLGRQLSSMFTQMEDLLNQEQPDKVLLLGDTNSALCAVLAERMGIPVIHMEAGNRCFDLDVPEEKNRRVIDAISTINMPYTEQSKKHLVSEGIPSRRIVLTGNPIYEVMRHYDTQVSSSKILKKLKLKSGQYFLVTAHRAENVDHPPHLLEIMKGLNQVAEEHAMRVICSIHPRTAIRIAEHLQLEMHPLVEFHEPFGFFDFVMLERHARCALTDSGTVQEECCIMGVPTVTMRRTTERPETVDCGSNVVSGLDAERIAGCVKVMIEMSNDWDCPQGYKATDVSSKVVKFLLGGKMHV
- a CDS encoding SDR family oxidoreductase, producing MKLLILGGNGMAGHILVDYFRRQGIHSIFYTTRDVTDPNGLLLDVNDSFMVDRLVEAVHPDVIVNAVGVLNSFADEDKITAYHINGFLPHRLRRVADTIGARLIHISTDCVFSGDRGAYREDDVTDGTSAYAITKALGEVQDAGHLTIRTSIIGPEIRKGGIGLMHWFMSTTGEVGGYTRVFWNGVTTLELAKWVDHYLASPVSGLIHLAHPVPVSKHDLLILFQKTWDKQDVVVVPDDSIVQDRTLVSTREDVKTDLPDYSTMLKELALWMEQS
- a CDS encoding NAD-dependent epimerase/dehydratase family protein → MDGAELTGKKILITGASGFTGRHAVAYFRAAEAAVAAVVRRAGAHSFGDDVAVHVCDLNDKQQVRHLIEEVKPDYVLHLAGKNSVPDSWSDPLLVLETNVMAVLYLLDALRSCPAARTVIVGSRLKYTPEPGRHPQPPHPYSLSKALEEMVSLSWMSLFGQQIMLAEPGNLIGAGPSTGICSLLARHIVACEQEGKTEAFRLSGRDNTRDFLDVRDAVRAYATLLVQGVSGTVYPVVSGKERSLGEIVDTLLTMTKAEVPVRWDGASSGPDGAGDQEELSALRKLGWQPLVPFTQSLQDILRDVRTQQGRSTT
- a CDS encoding polysaccharide biosynthesis protein; this translates as MFENKRILVTGGTGSWGYELVAQLLPQQPKEIIVYSRNESSQVAMSREFEDPRLHFRIGDIRDKDALTVACQHVDYVFHLAALKHVPVCEDQPYEALKTNVIGTQNVIEAAIENNVEKVIYISTDKAANPSNFYGMTKAIGEKLIVYANLLHSNTRFVTVRGGNVLGTNGSVVHLFKNQIRQKGQVSITDMKMTRFFLTLKDAITLLFKASVESVGGEIFVMTMPTCKIVDLAEVLIEDSGVENVSIVERGTRPGEKIHEILMSEFESMTTVVYDEQYLVILPTLGIPGLKEHYTNCPPVSFSSFSSEHQLMTKQEIRDILQRGGFLS